TGCCGAGGTGCGTGCCGGTCGTTCACGTGGGTCCCCTTCCGTGTGCGGGAGTGGACGCGCGGCGCCCACCGGACCATTATGTGCGTATGAGCGCACGCATGCACCTGTCACCTGCGCACCATGCGCACCCGCGCAGCCCCGGCGAGGAGCAGTTCGCGCTCGCCGCCGAGCTCATGGCCCTGCTCGGCGACCGCACCCGCCTGACCCTGCTGCACGCCCTGACGACCGGCGAGGCCGACGTCACGACGCTCACCGAGGCGTGCGGCGCGGCCCGTCCCGCCGTCAGCCAGCACCTGGGCCGGCTGCGGCTCGCGGGACTGGTGAAGACCCGCAAGGAGGGCCGCCGGGTGATCTACTCGCTCCCGCACGGACATCTGCGCCGGCTGGTGCAGGAGGCGCTGAAGACGGCGGACCACCTGCTCGCCGAGCGGGCCGCCCCAGGTCAGTAGGCGGCGGCCGTCCCGAGGTACTGCTCGGCGAAGGCGGCCGCCGCGGCCGGCGAGGTGAACAGCCGGCGCAGCCGGGCCAGTGTGGTGCCGGCGCGGAAGGGATCGCCGGACGCCACCCCGTGGTAGATGTCCGACAGCCACTGGGAGAACTCCTGGTAGTCCCACACCCGGCGCAGACAGGCCGCCGAGTAGCCGTCCAGGCCGCTGCCGTCGCCCTTGGTGACGTACGCGGTGAGCGCGTCGCCGAGCAGGAACGCGTCGTGCAGGGCGAGGTTCAGGCCCTTGGCCGCGATGGGCGCGACCAGGTGACCGGCGTCCCCGGCCAGGAACAGCCGCCCGTGGACCAGGGGTTCGACGACGTAGTGGTGCATGTCCAGGACGCGCTTCTCGGTCAGCCGGCCCTCGGTGAGCGGGGGCGCACCGGCCGCGCCGAGCCGCTCGCGCAGCTCGGTCCAGACCCTGTCGTGCGGCCAGTTCTCCGGGTCGTCGCCGGGCGGGCACTGGAGGTAGAACCGGGTGACCTCGGGGCTGCGCGGCATCTGCCCGGCGAAACCGCGCGGATGGACGCCGAACAGCACGCAGTCCGTCGACGGCGGCGCCTCCGCGAGCAGCGCCAGCCAGCCGATGCCGTCGTCCTGTCGCGCGCTCCGCCTCCGCCCGGCGGGTATCACGTCCCGGGTCACTCCGCGCGCCCCGTCGCAGCCCGCGACGAAGTCGCAGTGCAGCAGCCGCCGTTCCCCCGTGTCCGGGCAGCGGTACGACACCGCCGGCCGGTCGGAGTCCAGGTCGTGCAGCATGACGTCCCGCACGCCGAAACGGATGTCGCCGCCGCGTACGTCGGCGTACTGCCGCACCAGGTCCGTCACCAGCAGCGGCTGGGGATAGACGTAGTGACGACGGCCCGTCAGGTCGGCGTAGGGGAAGCGGTAGCGCTCGCCGTCGAAGCGGAACTCACAGGCGGTGTGCGACTCGGCCCGCTCCGGGAGCCGTTCGGACAGCCCGCGCCGGTCCAGTTCGCGCACAGCCCATTCCTCGATGACCCCGGCGCGCGGCCGTGTCTCGATGAACTGCCGGCTCTCGGTCTCCAGGACGACGCAGTCGACGCCGGCGGCCCGCAGGATGCCGCCGACGGTGAGCCCGGCCGGCCCGGCGCCCACGACGACCACCGTACGGCGTTCTGCGGGCGCGGCGCCGAGGTGCGGGGAAGGGGAGATCATCCCTGCATTATGACGGTGTCCCGTCAGCCGTGACCGGCCGACGGGACACCAGGGTGGAGCGGGTCAGTGCGCGGGGGCGTCGGTGACGACGACCTCTTCGATGTCGCGCTCGATCTGCTCGGGCTCCGAGGCGGTCGCCTTGGCCCAGTAGTAGACGCCGAGCGAGAACGCGGCCACGACCAGGATGTCCCACCACAGCGGCAGGTCACCGGTACCGCCGAAGGTGCTGAAGTAGGAGATCACGCCGATGCCCGCCAGGTAGGGGAGCAGCCACTGCGCGGCCTTGAAGTCCAGCCGGGGGGCGCCCGGCAGGTTCTTGCCGATCGCGTACCAGGCGTAGGAGCCGAGCAGCACGTAGCCGATCAGGATCGCGCAGCCCAGACGCCACAGGGTGTCCCAGCCGGACCAGAAGATGATCAGGTTGGCGACCACGAAGGACAGCGGCGAGATGATGTTGCCCGCGGGCAGCTTGTACGGACGCTCGTGGTTCGGCAGCCGGTCCTTGAAGACGCCGTAGGCCAGCGGGGCGCCCGCGTACATCAGCACGCTCGCCGAGGTGATGAAGCTGACCAGCTCCTGCCAGCTCGGGAACGGCAGGAAGCAGATCACACCGGTCACGAACGAGATGGCGAGGCCGAACCACGGCACACCGCGCTTGTCCGTCTTGGCGAACACCTTCGGCGCGTAGCCGTTCTTGGCCAGGCCGTAGGAGATGCGGGAGGTGGCCGTGGTGTAGATCAGGCCGGTGCCTCCGGGGGAGATGATCGCGTCGGCGTACAGGACCCAGGCCAGCCAGCCGAGGCCGCACAGCGTGGCGAGACCCGCCCAGGGGCCGCTGATGCCCGCGTAGTTCAGGTTCGCCCAGCCCTTGGCGAAGGAGGCGTGCGGCAGGGCGGCGATGAACACGACCTGGAGCAGCAGGTAGATCACGGCGCCGATCGCCACCGAGCCGAGCGTGGCGCGCGGCAGGTCGCGCTTCGGGTTGCGGCTCTCACCGGCCAGCTGGATCGCCTGCTCGAAGCCGAGCAGCGCGAAGATGATGCCGCTGGAGCTGATCGCGCCGAGGACACCCGCGGCGCCCTTCGGGGCGAAGCCCTCGGAGGTGAAGTTGCCCGGGTGGAAGTTGCCGATGGCGATGACGAAGATCGCCGCGAGCGGGACCGCAATCTTCCACCAGGTGGCGGCGCTGTTGGTGTGGGCGAGGATGCGGACGCCCAGGAAGTTCACCGCGACGAACACCGCCATGAGGAGCACGGCCACCGTGATACCGCTGGCCGTGAGCGTGCCGTTGGCGCGCTGGAAGCCGTCGGCGAAGTGCCAGTGCTTGGCATAGCCGATCATGGCCTCGACCTCGATCGGCGCCACCGTCGCGGCCTGGAGCCAGGCGAACCAGCCGAAGGACATACCGGCCAGGCCGCCGAAGGCGTAGTGCGGGTAGCGGGCGGTACCGCCGGCCACCGGGAACATGCCGCCGAGTTCGGCGTGCACGAGAGCCAGCAGCACGATCGCCACCGCTCCGATCACCCACGAGATGATCGCAGCGGGGCCGGCCGCCACAACCGCCTTCTCGGCACCGAAGAGCCAGCCGGACCCGATGATGGAGCCAACCGAGGCCCACATCAGACCGATCAGTCCGACGTCGCGTCGCAGACCACCGGTGTCGCTTGTGGCTACCGGTGCAGCCTGATCGACTTGTGCCATGTCAAGTGGCCTCTCAGTTCTATACGCAGCATTAACGAGCAAGGAGGCCACAGGTTAGGGATGCTTTCCGAGTCAGCAAAAGAGTGTTAACCAAAACTTGACCCGGGATCTCCGCTGTCTTGGGCGCACGCTGGGTCACGGCCTTGTCACAGGTCAGATGCCCAGTGCGAATGTCAATATTCAGCGGGCAATTGTGAGTAGAATGCTAGATTCGCTAGCCCAGGAGGGGAATTTCGATGGCCGGGCACCGGTCCATGACCATGTCCAGACCGGCCGATCGGGTACGTTCGTAGGCCCCCTCGTCCACGACGCCGAGCTGGAACCACACCGCCCGCGCGCCCTTCGCCACGGCCTCGTCGGCCACCGCGCCGGCCAGCTCGCTGTTGACGAAGACGTCGACCACGTCCACGTCGAAGGGGATCTCCGCGAGGGAGGCGTAGCCCCGCTCGCCGTGCACGGTCTCGGCCTTCGGATGCACCGGCACGATCCGCTTGCCGTACCGCTGCAGCACCTGCGCCACGCCGTACGCCGCCCGGCTCCGGTTGCCGGACAGGCCGACCACCGCCCAGGTGTCGCCCAGCTCCGTCAGGATCCTGCGGATCGTCGCTTCGTCGCCGTACACGGCCGCCTCCTCGGGCTGCGGGAAACTCGTCGCCTGAGCAACATCGGCGAGCCGGGTCCGGATTCCCGCCCGCCCCCTCGCGCCACCATGTCCCGAACGCGCCCGAGATGCCTGCGCGCGACCGCCGGGCCGCCTACGCTCACCCCGTGCTGCGCATCCTCGACGCCCGAACCGGTGAACTGGTCCCCGCCGCGCCCGCCCGCCGCGGCCTGACCCGTGTCGAGGCCCACGCCTGCGGCCCCGACCCGACGTCCCTGCGGGTGCTGCTCACCGCCGACCTCCTCGTCCGCGCACTGGAGCTGGACGGCACCCCGGTCTGGACGACCCT
This genomic interval from Streptomyces sp. NBC_00557 contains the following:
- a CDS encoding 4-hydroxybenzoate 3-monooxygenase, whose product is MISPSPHLGAAPAERRTVVVVGAGPAGLTVGGILRAAGVDCVVLETESRQFIETRPRAGVIEEWAVRELDRRGLSERLPERAESHTACEFRFDGERYRFPYADLTGRRHYVYPQPLLVTDLVRQYADVRGGDIRFGVRDVMLHDLDSDRPAVSYRCPDTGERRLLHCDFVAGCDGARGVTRDVIPAGRRRSARQDDGIGWLALLAEAPPSTDCVLFGVHPRGFAGQMPRSPEVTRFYLQCPPGDDPENWPHDRVWTELRERLGAAGAPPLTEGRLTEKRVLDMHHYVVEPLVHGRLFLAGDAGHLVAPIAAKGLNLALHDAFLLGDALTAYVTKGDGSGLDGYSAACLRRVWDYQEFSQWLSDIYHGVASGDPFRAGTTLARLRRLFTSPAAAAAFAEQYLGTAAAY
- a CDS encoding APC family permease, whose translation is MAQVDQAAPVATSDTGGLRRDVGLIGLMWASVGSIIGSGWLFGAEKAVVAAGPAAIISWVIGAVAIVLLALVHAELGGMFPVAGGTARYPHYAFGGLAGMSFGWFAWLQAATVAPIEVEAMIGYAKHWHFADGFQRANGTLTASGITVAVLLMAVFVAVNFLGVRILAHTNSAATWWKIAVPLAAIFVIAIGNFHPGNFTSEGFAPKGAAGVLGAISSSGIIFALLGFEQAIQLAGESRNPKRDLPRATLGSVAIGAVIYLLLQVVFIAALPHASFAKGWANLNYAGISGPWAGLATLCGLGWLAWVLYADAIISPGGTGLIYTTATSRISYGLAKNGYAPKVFAKTDKRGVPWFGLAISFVTGVICFLPFPSWQELVSFITSASVLMYAGAPLAYGVFKDRLPNHERPYKLPAGNIISPLSFVVANLIIFWSGWDTLWRLGCAILIGYVLLGSYAWYAIGKNLPGAPRLDFKAAQWLLPYLAGIGVISYFSTFGGTGDLPLWWDILVVAAFSLGVYYWAKATASEPEQIERDIEEVVVTDAPAH
- a CDS encoding ArsR/SmtB family transcription factor; this translates as MSARMHLSPAHHAHPRSPGEEQFALAAELMALLGDRTRLTLLHALTTGEADVTTLTEACGAARPAVSQHLGRLRLAGLVKTRKEGRRVIYSLPHGHLRRLVQEALKTADHLLAERAAPGQ
- a CDS encoding CoA-binding protein — protein: MYGDEATIRRILTELGDTWAVVGLSGNRSRAAYGVAQVLQRYGKRIVPVHPKAETVHGERGYASLAEIPFDVDVVDVFVNSELAGAVADEAVAKGARAVWFQLGVVDEGAYERTRSAGLDMVMDRCPAIEIPLLG